A single Anopheles arabiensis isolate DONGOLA chromosome X, AaraD3, whole genome shotgun sequence DNA region contains:
- the LOC120905684 gene encoding uncharacterized protein LOC120905684: MGRPSVARNDDQPTCCLAVGGSGLWESPSHHRAVCRSAAGSLPSSQSPSSWRSQHPPKCGAAGGLKLYFSSGELNLDCSATPSTSFRASLSSRAAPMKLVPLSLTISCGEPLLAMNRRIARIQEAVVSEWASSICIARVVRQVNSAPQRFSERRPTTTCIGPK; this comes from the exons ATGGGCCGtccctccgtagcaaggaatGACGATCAgcctacgtg CTGCTTAGCAGTAGGTGGTTCGGGGTTATGGGAAAGTCCAAGTCATCATCGAGCGGTATGTAGGTCAGCGGCCGGGAGTTTACCATCATCTCAATCTCCGTCATCGTG GCGCTCCCAACATCCACCAAAGTGCGGTGCGGCCGGCGGATTGAAACTCTACTTCAGCTCGGGTGAGCTGAATCTCGACTGCAGTGCAACCCCATCTACTTCCTTCAGGGCATCGTTGAGCTCTCGTGCGGCACCAATGAAGTTAGTGCCCCTGTCACTAACAATTTCTTGCGGTGAACCTCTTCTAGCGATGAATCGACGGATTGCTAGGATACAAGAAGCAGTAGTTAGCGAATGGGCCAGTTCGATATGTATAGCACGAGTCGTGAGACAGGTGAACAGCGCTCCCCAGCGCTTTTCCGAGCGTCGACCCACTACCACATGTATCGGTCCGAAATAG